TCGGTGAGTGGGTGTTTAAAAAGTGCCTGGAATATGTTGTAGGGCATCGTGCAGATATGGCCACCGGCTAAGGCTGCTTCCACGACGTGCTGTGGATGACGAACGCTTGCCACCAATACTAGTGTCTTGTAATCATAGTTCTTATAGATCGTCAGGATCTGTCGGATAAGCTCCATACCATTTGAGCTGATATCATCGAGTCGTCCAATGAAAGGTGATACGCACCAAGCTCCGGCTTTCGCCGCTAACATGGCCTGAGTCGGGGAAAAGCAGAGGGTCACGTTCACCTTGATGCCCTCGGCGGCTAACCGCTTTGTGGCCTTCAACCCCTCCGGGATCAAGGGACATTTCACCACAATATTCTGATGAATCTTGGCCAGCTCTTTGCCTTCCTTGACCATGGCGTCTGCTTCTATACTTACAACCTCGGCGCTGATCGGCCCATCGACAATCTTGCACACCTCTTGCAGCATTTCTCGAAAACTACGACCTTCCTTCACGACCAAGGAGGGATTTGTTGTGACACCATCAAGCAGCCCGAAGCTGGCGGCCTCCTGGATTTCCTTCACGTTGGCGGTATCGAGATAAATCTTCATGATTGTCCCTTTCCTCACGAAGAAACAGTGGACGGATATCAATTCTACTTACCTATCGGTCATTTTATGAGGAACTCAGTCGCAGTGCAACTTAATCAGTTCAAAAGTTTGACAGAAGTTGCACAGGACGTTAGGATTTTTACGGTTTTTTCACTCCATCACGTACTGGAGAAATTATGATGCGACAACTAATTTATCTGTTGTGTGTTTGTAGCTTGGTGACCGCCTGCGGAGGGAGTAATCCTTATCTGGAAGCGTCGCTGAAGCCGGCTGAGCTTCAAGGGAAGGATAAAGCCTGGTTTGAGAAAAATTGGGGGGCTCCCACTGGGAAAGCGTCCCGGTTTTTTGGGGGAGAGACTTGGACATACTACAGTATTGCTGGAGGGAAATCAGGCCCGCCACTATTCAACTTTAAACCCAACGAATGTCAGATCACTCTCAAGTTTGACAAGAATGAAAAACTCTCCGACTACAGTTACTCTTCAGGGTGCTAGCTGGAACTCTATTTAGGATGCCTTCTCTGAAACTGTGTGGAGCTGGATTACCCTAGGGCTAGGCTCGACGTCTAGACAGGGTGCTCATCCCTGAACTTTCCTGCGCATTCCTTGCTACAGAAACAATATTCCCGTCCTCCGATCTGTTCGATTAGGGCTATTCGCCTCGGGACGAATATCTGACAGACAGGGTCTTGGATCATCTGATCCTGTACGTCATCTTGACTCTGTGTGGATGAATTTCCATGACCATTCTGAAGTGGAGTCTTGAAGCCACGAAACATGCGTCGTAGTAGGTAGTAAAGAATGGTGAGGAGCAAACTGACAAGAATGAGTCTATACATAGTGGTCTACTACTAGCTGGCCCACAATCCTAAGGAGGGTCAGCGTTACCTGTCAAGGTGACCACCACCAGTCTTCGATTGTATACCACTGTTCGCCTAACAAGTTCATTTGGTCTATTTTGAGTAGGTCTTATTGGGGCTCGCCTTATGGTGTCATACAGTACTTCAGGAGGACTGGTTTTCCCTATCTCATGATGCTAAAGTGCGCACCTATGAAGACCTGCGATAAATGCCATGGAGCGATGCTTCCAGAACGAGCAGTGGATTTGGATGCTG
The Candidatus Nitrospira nitrosa DNA segment above includes these coding regions:
- the fsa gene encoding fructose-6-phosphate aldolase — protein: MKIYLDTANVKEIQEAASFGLLDGVTTNPSLVVKEGRSFREMLQEVCKIVDGPISAEVVSIEADAMVKEGKELAKIHQNIVVKCPLIPEGLKATKRLAAEGIKVNVTLCFSPTQAMLAAKAGAWCVSPFIGRLDDISSNGMELIRQILTIYKNYDYKTLVLVASVRHPQHVVEAALAGGHICTMPYNIFQALFKHPLTDSGLKRFLDDWKAKGQQ